Part of the Benincasa hispida cultivar B227 chromosome 11, ASM972705v1, whole genome shotgun sequence genome, GGACTCTTCAGCAAGTAGAAATTTATTTCAAAGTGAATATGTGGTTTAgtttatttcatctttttcatttgaTGATGGAATTGATACAAACTCAACTCTTGAGCCAATTGAAATTTACTGTCGTGTTAGTTTTTAGTCATCCTCTGTTTGTTGAAATTGTTTCCTTCGATCAATGGAAACGATATGCAAATTATCATATTCGAGAAGGGAAGAACATCAACAATTTACAACTTCTGTAAGATCCCGAGAAAGCATTATCGCCTTCCTCGAGATTTACATCCATGATCCAATAAGATGGAAAATTCACGAGCATTTTGAACAGTGAGAAACTGAGCAGGCAGCATTTACACGATCTTAAGACTTGAACAAGGATAAAAGGCCAACATTTCTGAAGTTGAAATCTGGTAAAACAACAGTAGAtgtaaaaataagtttttagtATTGATATTAACCAAATGATCAGCCATTTCTCAAGAATCATGACTTCGATGATCAGTGTCGGGTTCTATCAAAATGGGACTAGATGCATAAGACTAATGACGTaaatcgaaaaagaaaaatgtcaaaaacaGATTGAGGTTCACAGAATTCTATCTTGTGGTATAAGTTAGTGAATTGATATCATCAACCATGGCAACAAGACAAACCACCAGCTTTAAATTCTCTTTCAGAACTGCCTATCTCAACTTAACATTAGATTTGACTCCATGGAGTGGTCGAAGGCAAACATGAACCTCGTGTTCTTCTGAACCTTCGCGGAGTTTGGGGACCATGATCTCAAGAACAGATCCCGGTCCATCGTAGTATGCTTCAATATTAGCATCTTCAGGAATTCGAGTCGAAAGAGGAATCTCTCTCACGAATTCACCTGGAGGACAATGTTCGGTAGACGAATCTAAAAGCTTGAAAGTTCTATCATGCCTCTTGATGAACGGTACGCGAGATGTGCTCACACAAGAAACTTTTATAATGCCATGTGTGAGCGTATTCCTCCAGGAAACTTTGACCCTTTGTAGATCCACAAAGGGCAAACTGATGATTATTAAATAACCTTCACCATCTTCATATATTGTCTTTGCAGCCGTAACAGGCCCGTAACTGTTCTTCATAACTCCACTAAAGTCATTCAACCATTGCAGACTGTTCGAGTGCTTATCCATATCTGAAATCCAGTCGGGAGGATTGACCATCAATACGCAATCATCGTCATTCATATTAGGAGATGAACTTTTCCTTCTCTTGCTGGTAACAGGTGATAAATCCATCATATCACAGTTGTGGTTTGACAAATTTAAGGTAGATCCGTTGAGCAATTTCTTCGGTTGAAGATTTAAAGTACTTTTGACAGAAGGAACTGGCCTCTCGAGTTCAAAATCTGGGCTAGGAAGGTTTCTCCATGAGCTAAAATCACTTGCTTCAGGTGGTATAGTGAAGTTAAAGTCTCTACCAGTTAGT contains:
- the LOC120091095 gene encoding uncharacterized protein LOC120091095, whose amino-acid sequence is MRDSLITALSLENHHPSTLLFMDSSASSHEELDLEMNRQIVLRPPDINLPLSTECSYTLQPWNSDHCNILDVGLVSQVYETESFLTVPKVVRKCTRRVDSIWGAWFFFSFYFKPVLNEKSKAKITRDSKGVSGFEKSDLKVDVFMVQHDMENMYMWAFKERPENALGKMQLRSYMNGHSRQGEPPFPFGAEKGFVRSHRMQRKHYRGLSNPQCVHGIEVVASPNLMSLDEELRKRWVELTGRDFNFTIPPEASDFSSWRNLPSPDFELERPVPSVKSTLNLQPKKLLNGSTLNLSNHNCDMMDLSPVTSKRRKSSSPNMNDDDCVLMVNPPDWISDMDKHSNSLQWLNDFSGVMKNSYGPVTAAKTIYEDGEGYLIIISLPFVDLQRVKVSWRNTLTHGIIKVSCVSTSRVPFIKRHDRTFKLLDSSTEHCPPGEFVREIPLSTRIPEDANIEAYYDGPGSVLEIMVPKLREGSEEHEVHVCLRPLHGVKSNVKLR